A part of Candidatus Moraniibacteriota bacterium genomic DNA contains:
- the cas2 gene encoding CRISPR-associated endonuclease Cas2, with protein sequence MLIVSYDFEDNRTRTRFSKFLEKYGRRIQYSVFQLRESDRVLQNVLIEIELKYKKTFTGADSIVVFQVCEGCAKKVKRYGYAKREEETVIMIS encoded by the coding sequence ATGCTAATAGTTTCCTACGACTTTGAAGATAATCGAACGCGCACTCGTTTTTCCAAGTTTCTGGAGAAATACGGTAGGCGAATCCAATACAGCGTATTCCAGTTGCGCGAGAGCGATCGGGTCTTGCAAAATGTGCTGATTGAGATAGAATTGAAGTACAAGAAGACGTTTACCGGAGCGGATAGCATCGTGGTGTTCCAGGTGTGCGAAGGATGCGCCAAGAAGGTGAAGCGCTACGGGTATGCAAAACGTGAAGAAGAGACGGTTATCATGATCTCATGA
- the cas4 gene encoding type V CRISPR-associated protein Cas4 produces MFSEIPITALNDFAFCPRSLYFHGVYEAIGEGHYKASPQKMGTLRHSASDAGAYSSRSRYRQGMSVSSEKYGLVGKIDIYDVETKTLIERKTKIRFVYPGYKWQVLGQILCLEEIGYEVREAVLHSLSDNKKYPVDISAEDWESFLGLIDRIRTFDISKTHPIADEKKCAGCIYRTLCRGDAPRVVLEENS; encoded by the coding sequence ATGTTTTCCGAAATTCCAATAACAGCGCTCAACGATTTTGCATTTTGTCCGCGGTCGCTGTATTTTCATGGCGTATATGAAGCGATTGGCGAAGGACACTACAAAGCGTCTCCGCAAAAGATGGGGACACTTCGGCATTCGGCTTCGGATGCGGGCGCGTATTCTTCGCGGAGTCGGTATCGGCAGGGGATGAGCGTCTCGTCCGAGAAATACGGGTTGGTCGGGAAGATTGATATATACGATGTGGAGACAAAGACGCTCATTGAGCGGAAGACGAAGATTCGATTTGTATATCCCGGGTACAAGTGGCAAGTCTTGGGGCAAATCCTCTGTCTCGAAGAAATAGGATACGAAGTTCGGGAGGCGGTGTTGCACTCGCTTTCGGATAACAAGAAATATCCCGTCGATATTTCTGCTGAGGACTGGGAGTCGTTTCTCGGTTTGATCGATCGAATTCGGACTTTCGATATATCAAAGACGCATCCGATAGCCGACGAGAAGAAATGTGCCGGGTGTATTTATCGGACGTTGTGTCGTGGTGATGCTCCTCGTGTTGTTTTGGAAGAAAATTCATAG
- a CDS encoding WecB/TagA/CpsF family glycosyltransferase: protein MYASIFGIPLDVLSKREVTFRARLFLKGNSFHRIATVGPEFLLLARESELFRRNLLAADMCIPDGFGVTLVGWFGRKWIHRYPGSDLMEDILQEAERRHLSVFLAIWKDGLSSFEEIRKALRRKYPQLNVVGNEFEVLKNGKWRAKGGDIFLDASSSHIVLCNFGAPEQEYFLESLRGRTKSVRLVMGVGGAFDFLTGNVIRAPRLFRMIGIEWLWRLLLQPKRWRRIWRAVVVFPLVVLKESCFGKNGG from the coding sequence ATGTACGCCAGCATCTTTGGTATCCCTCTTGATGTTCTTTCGAAAAGAGAAGTTACCTTTCGCGCTCGCTTGTTTCTTAAGGGGAATTCTTTCCATCGTATTGCGACGGTTGGTCCGGAGTTCTTACTTCTTGCTCGGGAATCGGAATTGTTCAGGCGGAATTTGTTGGCGGCGGATATGTGTATTCCGGACGGTTTCGGAGTGACTCTTGTGGGATGGTTTGGAAGGAAATGGATTCATCGATATCCAGGATCCGATTTGATGGAGGATATTCTGCAAGAGGCAGAGCGGCGACACTTGAGCGTGTTTCTTGCCATTTGGAAAGACGGACTTTCTTCTTTCGAGGAAATTCGGAAAGCGCTTCGTAGGAAGTATCCGCAGTTGAATGTCGTTGGAAATGAGTTTGAAGTTTTGAAAAATGGAAAATGGAGAGCGAAAGGTGGTGATATTTTTCTCGATGCTTCATCTTCCCATATTGTGCTTTGCAACTTTGGGGCGCCAGAACAAGAATATTTCTTGGAGTCCTTGCGGGGACGCACGAAATCTGTGAGACTGGTAATGGGAGTGGGTGGCGCTTTTGATTTTTTGACCGGCAATGTCATTCGGGCGCCACGACTTTTTCGTATGATTGGTATTGAATGGCTCTGGCGACTTCTCCTCCAACCAAAGCGATGGCGGAGAATATGGCGAGCAGTTGTTGTGTTCCCCTTGGTGGTTTTGAAGGAGAGTTGTTTTGGAAAAAATGGAGGATGA
- the thpR gene encoding RNA 2',3'-cyclic phosphodiesterase: protein MKARKIFLGIRIPADVARRLAARMESWKTLPLRLTKERNLHVTVLFIGFRGDEDIATVVSRVAGICPTFEVFDIILDQIGFSPKESEPVGTGNMIWFMGEESAELLALSNRLEEALDIATAPRKSFRPHITLARVRREKWEALPEKPDMESSWRALIPVSSLVLFESVFSKAEGLHYEVLEEFPLGE, encoded by the coding sequence ATGAAAGCGCGAAAAATATTTTTGGGGATTCGTATTCCGGCGGATGTGGCGCGGCGACTTGCGGCTCGTATGGAATCGTGGAAAACGCTCCCCCTTCGTTTGACCAAGGAGCGGAATTTGCATGTGACTGTGCTCTTTATCGGTTTTCGTGGCGATGAGGATATTGCGACGGTTGTTTCGCGTGTCGCGGGGATATGCCCGACTTTCGAAGTGTTTGATATTATACTCGATCAAATAGGATTCTCACCAAAGGAGAGTGAGCCTGTGGGGACGGGAAATATGATATGGTTTATGGGTGAAGAAAGCGCTGAGTTGCTCGCACTTTCCAATCGCCTCGAAGAAGCACTCGATATTGCGACTGCACCTCGGAAGAGTTTTCGTCCGCATATTACCCTTGCTCGTGTCCGTCGAGAGAAATGGGAAGCGCTTCCTGAGAAGCCGGATATGGAGTCGTCATGGCGAGCACTCATTCCGGTTTCGAGTCTGGTGCTTTTCGAAAGCGTGTTCTCAAAAGCAGAAGGCCTGCACTACGAAGTGCTTGAAGAATTTCCACTCGGAGAATAG
- the cas1 gene encoding type V CRISPR-associated endonuclease Cas1, with product MLTAPDFEKKQIAFISTATLGECDLSFRNENIVIANEEGTKEKVPLQLLVAIFLHGEATLTTKLVANCSKNGVSLFLLDRSFRTYASVCPYAEGNYLLRQKQYNLSLNACLEISRKIVSNKIRNQIALIRSIGKESLSGKSLLDRKREWEEKIASAEDLATLRGIEGTVGRMYFREYFGSLGWYRRVPRGKVDENNILLDMGYTYLFHFTDSLLRLFGFDTYKGVYHQLFFQRKSLACDMMEPFRCIVDRSLLKIHTLNRFDSKDFSVKNGNYQLNYQSGARYTKIFLEEILKHKNEIYDFVRGYYYRVLNDDEESFQSFIIR from the coding sequence ATGCTGACTGCTCCGGATTTCGAGAAAAAACAGATCGCCTTTATCAGTACCGCAACACTCGGTGAGTGCGATCTTTCGTTTCGAAATGAAAATATTGTTATTGCGAATGAAGAGGGAACGAAAGAAAAAGTGCCACTTCAGTTGCTTGTGGCTATATTTCTTCACGGAGAGGCGACTTTGACGACAAAGCTCGTTGCGAATTGTTCGAAGAACGGCGTATCACTGTTCCTGCTTGACCGGTCGTTTCGAACATACGCCTCTGTCTGTCCGTATGCCGAAGGAAATTATTTGTTGCGACAAAAACAATACAATCTTTCTTTGAATGCATGCCTGGAAATTTCTCGCAAGATTGTTTCGAACAAAATTAGAAATCAGATTGCATTGATTCGCTCGATTGGCAAGGAGTCACTCTCGGGGAAGTCGCTACTTGATCGGAAGCGCGAATGGGAAGAAAAAATAGCGAGTGCAGAGGATTTGGCAACGCTTCGCGGTATAGAGGGGACGGTGGGGCGGATGTATTTTCGTGAGTATTTCGGGTCGCTTGGTTGGTATCGGCGAGTGCCACGTGGCAAAGTGGATGAGAATAATATATTGCTCGATATGGGATATACCTACCTCTTTCATTTCACTGATTCGCTCTTGCGTCTCTTTGGATTTGATACCTATAAGGGCGTGTATCATCAGTTGTTTTTCCAACGTAAGTCGCTTGCATGCGATATGATGGAGCCGTTTCGGTGCATCGTTGATCGTTCACTTCTCAAGATTCACACTTTGAACCGTTTTGATTCAAAGGACTTTTCCGTAAAAAATGGAAATTATCAGTTGAACTATCAAAGTGGCGCGCGATATACGAAGATATTTCTCGAAGAAATTTTGAAACACAAGAACGAAATATACGATTTCGTCCGAGGATATTATTACCGAGTATTGAATGACGATGAAGAAAGTTTTCAGTCGTTTATCATCCGTTGA
- the dnaJ gene encoding molecular chaperone DnaJ, whose product MAKDYYQMLGVARGASADEIKKAYRKLAHAHHPDKKGGDEAKFKEINEAYQVLSNKEKRAQYDQFGETFSQGGGGGGGAGFGGFEGFSNGNFHFEGGFEDIFSDIFGGGRSGRGRSRRRGSDIQVDVEISFEEMASGVRKTISLRREVSCSSCSGTGGKRGSKEKDCSTCHGTGQIRRTVRSILGTFQQADVCGDCQGRGKVYAEKCSECRGSGHVKKSEEIPLDIPAGIEDGQMLSLSGEGEAGEAGSQSGDLLIAIHVRPHPTFSRRGNDVLSNISISSVRAALGDTVSVATIEGDISMKIPAGTQSGEVFRVRSKGLLPVGSSWGRGDHLVTVTVRIPKHLSREERKLFEALREIEK is encoded by the coding sequence ATGGCGAAAGACTACTATCAGATGCTTGGCGTCGCTCGGGGTGCGTCGGCGGATGAGATCAAGAAGGCGTATCGAAAGCTCGCGCACGCGCATCACCCAGACAAAAAGGGGGGCGACGAGGCGAAGTTCAAAGAGATAAATGAGGCGTACCAGGTGCTCTCGAACAAGGAGAAACGGGCGCAATATGACCAGTTCGGAGAAACATTTTCGCAAGGGGGCGGAGGTGGTGGAGGAGCTGGCTTTGGCGGTTTCGAGGGTTTCTCAAATGGCAATTTCCACTTTGAAGGGGGCTTTGAGGATATATTTTCGGATATTTTTGGCGGTGGTCGATCGGGGCGGGGGCGGTCTCGGCGACGCGGTTCGGATATTCAGGTTGATGTTGAAATTTCGTTTGAGGAAATGGCGAGCGGCGTACGGAAGACGATTTCGCTTCGACGAGAAGTATCGTGTTCATCATGCTCGGGGACAGGCGGGAAGCGAGGATCGAAAGAAAAAGACTGCTCGACATGTCATGGAACAGGACAGATACGACGAACAGTGCGGAGTATCCTGGGGACGTTTCAGCAGGCGGATGTCTGCGGTGACTGTCAGGGTCGAGGAAAAGTGTATGCGGAGAAATGTTCAGAATGTCGCGGGTCAGGACATGTGAAAAAGTCGGAGGAGATTCCCTTGGATATTCCCGCGGGCATTGAGGATGGGCAGATGCTCTCCCTCTCGGGAGAGGGTGAGGCGGGTGAAGCAGGGAGTCAGTCGGGCGATCTTCTGATTGCAATTCATGTGCGACCGCATCCGACTTTTTCGCGACGGGGAAATGATGTGCTTTCGAATATCTCGATTTCTTCCGTTCGTGCCGCACTTGGTGACACAGTGAGTGTCGCGACTATTGAGGGGGATATTTCTATGAAGATTCCTGCAGGCACACAGTCTGGTGAAGTATTCCGCGTGCGAAGCAAAGGGCTCCTCCCTGTAGGGAGCTCGTGGGGAAGAGGGGATCATTTGGTGACGGTGACCGTGCGTATTCCGAAGCATCTCTCTCGCGAAGAGCGGAAGTTATTTGAAGCACTTCGGGAAATCGAGAAATAG
- a CDS encoding glutamate--tRNA ligase, with product MSHHIESGEVRVRFAPSPTGYLHVGSLRTALYNYLFARKNSGSFILRIEDTDQKRFVEDATARLLETLGMFFGWDEGIQKIPAKGGEACGECGPYVQSERLDIYKQYVDELVRSDKAYVCFCTSERLVSVRKEQEARKEPTRYDGHCRDLSGDAVTENLASGIAHVVRLRVDAGGNEVVFDDMIRGRVSFDHKTIDDQVLMKSDGFPTYHLANVVDDHLMGITHVIRGEEWLPSTPKHILLYEAFGWSVPQFAHLPLLLNPDRSKLSKRQGDVAVEDYLAKGYLPEALLNFVALLGWNPGDGKTQEIFSLGELVDAFDLSHVHKGGAVFDTKKLDWLNAQYIKDLPLEDLFTRALPFLAKKPWFEAVDALRKESEYVERVLIIEQDRLQKFSDVGEAVQFLFVEPTVDVSLLPWKKNTREETIAALGKMHMALEMVPESEWTRERLESSLLETAGEKRGDFLWPLRVALSGEKQSPPPFEIAWVIGKEATLRRIDSARTLLEKVL from the coding sequence ATGTCTCATCATATAGAATCAGGTGAAGTGCGTGTTCGGTTTGCGCCGTCGCCGACGGGGTATTTGCATGTCGGGAGTTTGCGGACAGCACTCTACAATTATCTTTTTGCCAGGAAGAATTCCGGGAGCTTTATTCTTCGCATAGAGGATACCGATCAGAAACGCTTCGTGGAAGATGCGACAGCGAGGCTTCTCGAGACACTTGGCATGTTCTTTGGTTGGGATGAGGGAATTCAGAAGATTCCCGCCAAGGGCGGAGAAGCGTGTGGGGAATGTGGACCGTATGTGCAGTCGGAGCGACTGGATATTTACAAACAGTATGTCGATGAATTGGTGAGGTCTGACAAGGCGTATGTGTGTTTTTGCACGTCAGAGCGACTGGTATCAGTTCGCAAAGAGCAAGAGGCACGCAAGGAACCGACGCGCTATGACGGGCATTGCCGTGATCTGTCGGGTGATGCTGTGACAGAGAATCTGGCATCTGGCATAGCGCATGTCGTCCGACTGCGTGTTGATGCAGGAGGGAATGAGGTGGTGTTTGACGATATGATACGCGGGCGGGTATCCTTTGACCACAAGACAATCGATGATCAGGTGCTTATGAAATCCGACGGATTCCCTACGTATCATTTGGCGAATGTAGTGGATGATCATCTGATGGGCATCACGCATGTGATTCGCGGCGAAGAATGGCTCCCGTCAACGCCGAAACATATTTTGCTCTATGAGGCATTTGGGTGGAGTGTTCCGCAGTTTGCGCATCTGCCCCTTCTCCTCAATCCGGATCGGTCAAAGCTCTCAAAACGGCAGGGAGATGTGGCAGTTGAGGACTATCTTGCTAAGGGATATCTTCCGGAAGCCTTGCTCAACTTCGTGGCGCTTTTGGGGTGGAATCCGGGTGATGGGAAAACTCAGGAAATTTTCTCACTTGGTGAACTTGTTGATGCATTTGATCTCTCACATGTTCACAAAGGGGGTGCCGTGTTTGATACCAAGAAGCTTGATTGGCTCAATGCGCAGTATATCAAGGATCTCCCTCTTGAAGATTTGTTTACACGAGCACTCCCATTTCTCGCAAAGAAACCATGGTTCGAAGCGGTTGATGCTTTACGGAAAGAGTCGGAATATGTAGAGCGGGTGTTGATTATCGAGCAGGATCGATTGCAAAAGTTTTCTGATGTTGGAGAGGCGGTACAATTCCTCTTTGTTGAGCCGACTGTTGATGTGTCACTTCTTCCTTGGAAGAAAAATACTCGCGAAGAAACGATTGCTGCGCTTGGGAAAATGCATATGGCGCTTGAGATGGTGCCGGAGAGCGAATGGACAAGAGAGCGATTGGAATCATCGCTCCTTGAAACGGCAGGGGAGAAGCGTGGGGATTTCCTCTGGCCACTTCGTGTGGCGCTTTCGGGTGAGAAACAGTCTCCGCCACCCTTCGAGATTGCGTGGGTCATAGGAAAAGAGGCGACCCTTCGGCGAATTGATAGTGCGCGGACACTTCTCGAGAAAGTGCTATAA
- the cas12a gene encoding type V CRISPR-associated protein Cas12a/Cpf1 — protein sequence MNGENRKGIFDDFTGKYSLSKTLRFELKPIGKTLENMRTQFGYDENLRTFLSDQNIEDAYQALKPIFDKIHEDFITESLESESVKSIKFSSYLDLYERKSDIKEKAFEVEEKKMRSAFGDAYIKVAESWKNVAGKTEKGKEIFSGSGFKILTEVGILEYIRKNADRFSDILSLDEIHKYLNIFEGFFTYFSGFNQNRENYYVTRDEKATAVATRIVHENLPIFCDNVLIFRGRQRVYEDIFESLRKLGDPLVMKGKDKKETPCISIDPNLFRIEYFTECLSQTEIESYNEAVGNANFLINRYNQAHGEKSEKLKFFKTLYRQIGCGRRDALFFELTDEKKSEAEKKRANQSKKKFYSLEELLHDVSEAGGRYFRASDRGDVSDIDVASLGSLPDLIAYIRSRENFTGFYWSKAAMNTISNRYFSDWHSLKDRLKTAKVFQDSVKGSQEDVRIPEAIDLEDFFTVLDSKPESLEEEWHWRDSGVFFKESLTETIECERKEDIDYEQCERRKKRNERYSSIVQNAQKPSRALLEMILSDIGEHVESFVRESGNIAHLSEYTSETSKEAIKSWLDEMLSATQMIKYFVVRPSKIKGEALDSVLAEYLKVFLDSEKDETNWFRYYDATRNFLTKKPQDDAKKNKLKLNFGQSTLASGWDMNKESDNLCVIFRDRDEKYFLGIISKRKEKGYNSLFKKQKENKLYVVEKGEIFSKMEYKLLPGPNKMLPKCLLPKSNRKKYGATDEILKIYDHGDFKKGSDGFSRESLGKIIDFYKSGLQKYEEWNCFDFSFRPTEEYVDISQFYLDVEKQGYKNSFVSVNKTVVDSWVSEGRLYLFEIHNQDSNSGKKEGHKNNLHTMYWDAMFRDIENRPKLNGEAEVFYRSALPEEKQQRADDNSGKSIIKNFRFSKEKFLFHVPITLNFCMKNRAVNREISEKLRDGAQCIFLGIDRGEKHLAYWSLVSEKGELLDQGSFNVVGGKDYNALLEARAGERDFARKNWKTIGTIKDLKEGYISQVVRKIVDIAVEKGALIVLEDLNIGFKRGRQKIEKQVYQKLELALAKKLNFLVDKSAKIGEIGSVTKAFQLTPPVNNFGDINSKQFGIMLYTRANYTSQTDPLTGWRKTVYLKRGSEESIKREILETFSDIVFDGKDYAFTYVEKIKVRIEKGKKKENNREIRNGKTWTLYSGKNGESLDRFRGKRGTDKNEWKVEKEDVVEMLDSLFANLDKKDRNRSLFTQMKGGGELVKISEYPAYESLRHCIDLIQQIRNTGEKENERDSDFLLSPVRNEHTGEHFDSRKYWDAEQRDEKLALPSSGDSNGAYNIARKGIVMAEHIRLGYKTYISDEEWSAWLSGESSWRKWIEENEKDLKWKEKK from the coding sequence ATGAATGGAGAAAACAGGAAGGGCATTTTTGATGATTTTACTGGGAAGTATTCATTGTCAAAAACATTGCGGTTTGAATTGAAGCCAATAGGGAAGACTCTTGAGAATATGCGGACGCAATTCGGGTATGATGAAAATCTACGCACGTTTCTTTCGGATCAAAATATCGAGGATGCCTATCAGGCACTCAAGCCAATATTCGATAAAATTCATGAGGACTTTATAACTGAAAGTCTTGAGTCTGAATCTGTCAAAAGTATAAAATTTTCTTCTTATCTGGATTTATACGAAAGGAAGAGCGATATAAAAGAGAAAGCTTTCGAGGTTGAGGAGAAAAAAATGCGAAGTGCCTTTGGTGATGCATATATAAAAGTCGCTGAATCCTGGAAAAATGTGGCAGGGAAAACAGAAAAAGGAAAGGAAATATTTAGTGGGAGTGGTTTCAAAATTCTTACTGAAGTTGGAATTTTGGAATATATCCGAAAGAATGCTGATCGTTTTTCCGATATTCTTTCACTGGATGAAATTCATAAGTATCTGAATATCTTCGAAGGATTTTTTACTTATTTTTCTGGGTTCAACCAAAATCGGGAAAATTATTATGTAACAAGGGACGAGAAGGCTACGGCAGTCGCCACGCGTATTGTACATGAGAATCTTCCAATATTTTGCGACAATGTTCTCATATTTCGAGGGAGACAGAGAGTGTATGAAGATATTTTTGAATCCTTAAGAAAGCTTGGAGACCCGCTTGTCATGAAGGGAAAGGACAAGAAAGAAACACCGTGTATTTCGATTGATCCGAATCTTTTTCGTATCGAGTACTTCACTGAGTGTCTGTCCCAAACAGAGATAGAATCGTATAACGAGGCAGTCGGAAATGCAAATTTCCTTATAAACCGTTACAATCAAGCTCATGGTGAAAAAAGCGAGAAGCTCAAATTTTTCAAAACGCTTTACAGGCAGATTGGATGTGGAAGGCGAGATGCTCTGTTCTTCGAATTGACAGACGAGAAGAAATCCGAGGCCGAAAAGAAACGAGCGAATCAATCGAAGAAGAAATTTTATTCTTTGGAAGAGTTGCTTCATGATGTATCGGAAGCTGGAGGGAGGTATTTTCGAGCATCTGACCGTGGGGATGTATCTGATATAGATGTCGCTTCTCTTGGCTCACTGCCAGACTTAATTGCGTATATTCGATCACGAGAGAACTTCACTGGTTTCTATTGGTCGAAAGCAGCAATGAATACGATATCAAATCGGTACTTTTCGGATTGGCACAGCTTGAAAGATAGACTTAAAACGGCAAAGGTATTTCAAGATTCAGTAAAAGGAAGTCAAGAAGATGTGAGGATTCCCGAAGCTATTGATCTTGAAGATTTCTTCACAGTTCTCGATTCTAAGCCGGAATCTCTTGAAGAAGAATGGCATTGGCGCGATTCGGGCGTATTCTTTAAGGAAAGTCTTACGGAAACAATTGAATGCGAACGGAAGGAAGATATCGACTACGAACAATGTGAACGACGAAAGAAAAGAAATGAGCGATACTCGTCGATTGTGCAAAATGCACAGAAGCCGTCGCGGGCGCTTTTGGAAATGATTCTGTCGGACATTGGAGAGCATGTAGAGTCGTTTGTGCGTGAATCGGGAAATATCGCGCATCTTTCGGAGTACACAAGTGAGACGAGTAAGGAAGCAATTAAGTCGTGGCTTGATGAGATGCTTTCGGCGACGCAAATGATTAAATACTTTGTCGTTCGTCCTAGCAAGATAAAAGGCGAAGCTCTCGATTCCGTTCTTGCCGAATATCTGAAAGTATTTTTGGATTCGGAAAAAGATGAGACGAATTGGTTTCGATATTATGACGCGACACGAAATTTCCTTACCAAGAAGCCTCAAGACGATGCAAAGAAAAACAAGTTGAAATTGAATTTTGGACAAAGCACGCTCGCTAGCGGGTGGGATATGAATAAAGAGTCCGATAATCTCTGTGTCATCTTTCGAGATAGGGATGAAAAATATTTTCTTGGTATTATCTCAAAGAGAAAAGAAAAAGGATATAATTCTCTCTTCAAAAAGCAAAAAGAGAATAAGTTGTATGTTGTTGAAAAGGGTGAAATTTTTTCAAAGATGGAGTACAAGCTTCTTCCTGGACCGAACAAGATGCTTCCGAAGTGTCTTTTGCCGAAATCTAATCGAAAAAAATACGGTGCTACAGATGAAATACTAAAAATATATGATCATGGCGATTTCAAGAAAGGCTCTGACGGATTCTCGAGAGAAAGCCTTGGAAAGATCATTGATTTCTATAAATCAGGACTTCAAAAATATGAGGAGTGGAATTGTTTTGACTTTTCATTTCGTCCGACTGAAGAATATGTTGATATTAGCCAATTTTATCTGGATGTTGAGAAGCAAGGGTATAAGAATTCTTTTGTTTCCGTAAATAAGACTGTTGTTGACTCTTGGGTTAGCGAGGGAAGGCTCTATCTCTTTGAGATTCACAATCAGGATTCAAATAGCGGAAAAAAAGAAGGGCACAAAAATAATCTGCACACGATGTATTGGGACGCGATGTTTCGTGATATCGAAAATCGTCCGAAATTGAATGGAGAGGCTGAGGTATTTTACAGATCAGCGCTTCCTGAGGAGAAACAGCAAAGAGCGGATGATAATAGTGGGAAGAGCATTATCAAGAACTTCCGATTTTCGAAAGAAAAATTTCTTTTTCATGTTCCGATTACGCTTAATTTTTGTATGAAGAATCGAGCTGTCAATAGGGAAATCTCTGAAAAACTTAGGGATGGAGCGCAATGTATTTTCCTCGGTATCGACCGCGGGGAAAAGCACTTGGCATATTGGTCGCTTGTAAGTGAAAAAGGAGAACTGTTGGATCAAGGAAGTTTTAATGTTGTTGGCGGAAAAGATTACAATGCATTGCTTGAAGCGCGAGCTGGTGAGCGGGATTTTGCACGAAAAAATTGGAAGACCATCGGGACAATCAAGGACTTGAAGGAGGGGTATATTTCTCAGGTTGTTCGGAAAATTGTTGATATTGCTGTCGAAAAGGGCGCACTTATTGTGTTGGAGGATTTGAATATTGGTTTCAAGCGCGGGCGCCAGAAAATAGAAAAGCAGGTTTATCAGAAGCTTGAACTTGCACTTGCGAAAAAATTAAACTTTCTTGTTGATAAGTCTGCAAAAATTGGTGAAATTGGCTCTGTCACAAAAGCCTTTCAATTGACGCCACCAGTCAATAATTTCGGCGATATCAACTCCAAGCAATTCGGCATCATGCTGTATACTCGTGCCAATTATACGTCGCAAACCGATCCGCTTACCGGATGGCGCAAGACAGTTTATTTGAAGCGCGGTTCGGAAGAAAGTATCAAGAGAGAAATTCTCGAAACTTTCTCGGATATCGTCTTCGATGGGAAAGATTATGCATTTACATATGTTGAGAAAATAAAAGTACGAATAGAAAAGGGGAAAAAGAAAGAGAATAATAGGGAGATACGAAATGGAAAAACGTGGACACTCTACTCGGGAAAGAATGGCGAAAGTCTCGATCGTTTTCGCGGGAAGCGTGGAACGGACAAGAATGAGTGGAAGGTAGAAAAGGAGGATGTCGTCGAAATGCTTGACTCACTTTTTGCAAACCTCGACAAAAAAGACAGGAATCGATCGCTTTTTACACAAATGAAGGGGGGCGGAGAACTTGTGAAAATTTCAGAATACCCGGCATATGAGTCGCTTCGCCATTGCATCGATCTCATCCAACAGATCAGGAATACTGGGGAAAAGGAAAATGAGCGCGATTCTGATTTTCTTCTTTCTCCAGTTCGCAATGAGCACACCGGAGAGCATTTCGATTCGCGGAAGTATTGGGATGCTGAGCAGAGGGATGAGAAGCTAGCTTTGCCGAGTTCTGGCGATAGCAATGGTGCGTACAACATTGCGCGTAAAGGAATCGTTATGGCGGAGCATATTCGTCTTGGATATAAAACGTATATTTCCGATGAGGAATGGTCTGCGTGGCTTTCTGGCGAGAGCAGTTGGCGGAAATGGATAGAGGAAAACGAAAAGGATTTGAAATGGAAAGAAAAGAAATAA